The following are encoded together in the Kribbella voronezhensis genome:
- a CDS encoding pyridoxal phosphate-dependent aminotransferase translates to MVSRISARIGAISESATLAVDAKAKALKAAGRPVIGFGAGEPDFPTPDYIVEAAVAAARDPKNHRYSPAGGLPELKQAIVDKTKRDSGYEIEASQVLVTNGGKHAVYNTFATLLDPGDEVLLPAPYWTTYPETIQLAGGVPVEVLADETQNYLVTVEQLEAARTEKTKALLFCSPSNPTGAVDTPEAIEAIGSWALEHDIWVITDEIYEHLTYGDTKSTSLPVVVPELADRTVVLNGVAKTYAMTGWRVGWMIGPKDVIKAATNLQSHQTSNVCNVAQRAAIAALTGDLTAVDEMKVAFDRRRKLMVSMLNEIPGVECPEPTGAFYAYPSVKGVFGREINGRTPTSSTELAEIILDEAEVAVVPGEAFGAPGYLRLSYALGDDDLVEGVSRIQKLLG, encoded by the coding sequence ATGGTCTCCCGTATTTCTGCACGGATCGGTGCAATCAGTGAATCGGCCACGCTCGCGGTGGACGCGAAGGCGAAGGCGCTCAAGGCCGCCGGCCGCCCGGTGATCGGCTTCGGCGCCGGCGAACCGGACTTCCCCACCCCGGACTACATCGTCGAGGCGGCCGTCGCGGCCGCCCGCGATCCGAAGAACCACCGCTACAGCCCGGCGGGTGGTCTGCCGGAGCTCAAGCAGGCCATCGTCGACAAGACGAAGCGGGATTCCGGCTACGAGATCGAGGCGAGCCAGGTGCTCGTCACCAACGGTGGCAAGCACGCGGTCTACAACACGTTCGCGACGCTGCTGGACCCGGGCGACGAGGTGCTGCTGCCGGCGCCGTACTGGACCACTTATCCCGAGACGATCCAGCTGGCCGGCGGCGTACCGGTCGAGGTGCTCGCCGACGAGACCCAGAACTACCTGGTCACCGTCGAGCAACTGGAAGCGGCCCGGACCGAGAAGACCAAGGCGCTGCTGTTCTGCTCGCCGTCGAACCCGACCGGCGCGGTGGACACCCCCGAGGCGATCGAGGCGATCGGCAGCTGGGCGCTGGAGCACGACATCTGGGTGATCACCGACGAGATCTACGAACACCTGACGTACGGCGACACGAAGTCGACCTCGCTGCCGGTCGTCGTACCGGAGCTGGCCGACCGGACCGTCGTACTGAACGGTGTCGCCAAGACGTACGCGATGACCGGCTGGCGGGTCGGCTGGATGATCGGCCCGAAGGACGTCATCAAGGCCGCCACCAACCTGCAGTCGCACCAGACGTCGAACGTCTGCAATGTCGCCCAGCGCGCCGCGATCGCCGCCCTGACCGGTGACCTCACCGCGGTCGACGAGATGAAGGTGGCGTTCGACCGGCGCCGCAAGTTGATGGTCTCGATGCTGAACGAGATTCCCGGCGTCGAGTGCCCCGAGCCGACCGGCGCGTTCTACGCCTACCCGTCGGTGAAGGGTGTGTTCGGCCGTGAGATCAACGGCCGTACGCCGACCAGCTCCACCGAACTGGCCGAGATCATCCTCGACGAGGCCGAGGTCGCCGTCGTACCGGGCGAGGCCTTCGGCGCCCCCGGCTACCTGCGCCTGTCGTACGCGCTCGGCGACGACGACCTGGTCGAAGGCGTCTCCCGCATCCAAAAGCTCCTCGGCTGA
- the secE gene encoding preprotein translocase subunit SecE, which yields MTETRTPAPSGAGKPAESKSGNRLLRFYRQVVAELRKVVWPTRKQLSTYFMVVLTFVVFVIAIVSVLDLVFGWAMFKIFG from the coding sequence GTGACGGAGACGCGCACCCCGGCACCGTCCGGCGCCGGCAAGCCGGCGGAGAGCAAGTCGGGCAACCGGCTGCTGCGCTTCTATCGCCAGGTCGTCGCCGAGCTTCGCAAGGTGGTCTGGCCGACCCGCAAGCAGCTGTCCACCTACTTCATGGTCGTGCTGACCTTCGTGGTTTTCGTCATCGCGATCGTGTCGGTGCTCGACCTGGTCTTCGGCTGGGCGATGTTCAAGATCTTCGGCTGA
- the nusG gene encoding transcription termination/antitermination protein NusG yields the protein MTEYNVPDQRDDEVLEVEDEFDVSADSGVDLGFDLDDEDDDDLFADLDVEIADDDEDDVEVDADSEYAADDEAEAGTPDEDDSDDEPVVVVDAADDAEDDEVVTAADVDDAADELAEETAETTLDDTDEELAAPDAVVFSSAGDDESGEDTSDEDDDEEAEEAEPAEPVDPLEELRNTLRSQIGDWYVVHTYSGMENRVKGNLENRINSLNMEDYIFEIIVPTEEVAEIKNGQRRMVKRTVLPGYVLVRMDLTDESWSTVRHTPSVTGFVGNSQKPVPLSLEEVEKMLAPAVVAAAEAAAAETGAAPTKTAAKKKVEVADFGVGDSVMVVDGPFATLHATITEINADAQRIKALVEIFGRETPVELSFSQIQKV from the coding sequence ATGACGGAGTACAACGTGCCCGACCAGCGTGACGACGAGGTCCTCGAGGTAGAGGACGAGTTCGACGTATCCGCTGACTCCGGCGTCGACCTCGGCTTCGACCTGGACGACGAGGACGACGACGACCTGTTCGCCGATCTCGACGTCGAGATCGCCGACGACGACGAGGACGATGTCGAGGTCGACGCGGACAGTGAGTACGCCGCCGACGACGAGGCCGAAGCGGGCACGCCCGACGAGGACGACTCCGACGACGAGCCGGTCGTGGTGGTCGACGCAGCCGACGACGCGGAGGACGACGAGGTCGTCACCGCCGCCGATGTCGACGACGCCGCGGACGAGCTGGCCGAGGAGACCGCCGAGACCACGCTCGACGACACCGACGAGGAGCTCGCCGCGCCCGACGCGGTCGTCTTCTCCAGTGCCGGCGACGACGAGTCCGGCGAAGACACCTCCGACGAGGACGACGACGAAGAAGCCGAGGAAGCGGAGCCGGCCGAGCCGGTCGACCCGCTGGAGGAGCTGCGCAACACGCTGCGCTCCCAGATCGGCGACTGGTACGTGGTGCACACGTACTCAGGGATGGAGAACCGGGTCAAGGGCAACCTGGAGAACCGGATCAACTCCCTGAACATGGAGGACTACATCTTCGAGATCATCGTGCCGACCGAAGAGGTCGCCGAGATCAAGAACGGGCAGCGCCGGATGGTGAAGCGCACCGTGCTCCCCGGGTACGTGCTGGTCCGGATGGACCTGACGGACGAGTCCTGGTCGACCGTGCGGCACACGCCGTCGGTCACCGGCTTCGTCGGGAACAGCCAGAAGCCCGTCCCGCTCAGCCTCGAAGAGGTCGAGAAGATGCTCGCTCCGGCCGTCGTGGCGGCGGCCGAGGCGGCGGCAGCCGAAACCGGCGCCGCACCCACCAAGACCGCGGCCAAGAAGAAGGTCGAGGTCGCCGACTTCGGCGTCGGTGACTCGGTCATGGTGGTCGACGGGCCGTTCGCGACCCTGCACGCCACGATCACGGAGATCAATGCCGACGCCCAGCGGATCAAGGCGCTGGTGGAGATCTTCGGCCGGGAGACCCCGGTGGAACTCAGCTTCAGCCAGATCCAGAAAGTCTAA
- the rplK gene encoding 50S ribosomal protein L11 has protein sequence MPPKKKIAALVKVQLQAGAATPAPPVGTALGPHGVNIMEFCKAYNAQTESMRGNVVPVEITIYEDRSFTFITKTPPAPEMIKKAAGLQKGSAVPQKDKVGKITADQVREIATTKMPDLNARDIDAAMKIIEGTARSMGVVVEK, from the coding sequence ATGCCTCCCAAGAAGAAGATCGCTGCCCTCGTGAAGGTGCAGCTCCAGGCCGGTGCCGCGACGCCGGCCCCGCCGGTCGGTACCGCGCTCGGTCCGCACGGCGTCAACATCATGGAGTTCTGCAAGGCGTACAACGCCCAGACGGAATCCATGCGTGGCAACGTCGTGCCGGTCGAGATCACCATCTACGAAGACCGCTCCTTCACGTTCATCACCAAGACGCCGCCGGCGCCGGAGATGATCAAGAAGGCCGCGGGCCTGCAGAAGGGTTCGGCCGTCCCGCAGAAGGACAAGGTCGGCAAGATCACCGCTGACCAGGTCCGCGAGATCGCCACCACCAAGATGCCGGACCTGAACGCCCGCGACATCGATGCCGCGATGAAGATCATCGAAGGCACCGCGCGGTCGATGGGTGTCGTCGTCGAGAAGTGA
- the rplA gene encoding 50S ribosomal protein L1 — MTQRSKSYRAIAEKIDFDKLYTPLEAVKLAKEAAAGKKLNSTVDVAMRLGVDPRKADQMVRGTVILPHGTGKTARVLVFATGEKAEAAKAAGADFVGDDDMIKKVTDGWLDFDAVVATPDLMGKVGRLGRVLGPRGLMPNPKTGTVTPDVTKAVNEIKGGKIEFRVDRHANLHFIIGKASFDEAQLVENYGAALEEILRLKPSSSKGRYIKKTVFSTTMGPGVQVDPNITRNLLEEPAEA; from the coding sequence ATGACTCAGCGCAGCAAGAGCTACCGCGCCATCGCGGAGAAGATCGACTTCGACAAGCTGTACACGCCGCTGGAGGCCGTCAAGCTGGCCAAGGAAGCGGCGGCCGGCAAGAAGCTGAACTCCACCGTCGACGTCGCGATGCGCCTCGGGGTCGACCCCCGCAAGGCCGACCAGATGGTGCGCGGCACCGTCATCCTTCCGCACGGCACCGGCAAGACGGCACGGGTCCTCGTCTTCGCCACCGGTGAGAAGGCCGAGGCCGCCAAGGCCGCCGGCGCCGACTTCGTCGGCGACGACGACATGATCAAGAAGGTGACCGACGGCTGGCTCGACTTCGACGCCGTCGTCGCCACCCCCGACCTGATGGGCAAGGTCGGCCGGCTCGGTCGCGTGCTCGGACCGCGTGGTCTGATGCCGAACCCGAAGACCGGCACCGTCACCCCCGACGTGACGAAGGCTGTCAACGAGATCAAGGGTGGCAAGATCGAGTTCCGGGTCGACCGGCACGCGAACCTGCACTTCATCATCGGCAAGGCCTCCTTCGACGAGGCCCAGCTGGTGGAGAACTACGGCGCCGCACTGGAGGAGATTCTCCGGCTGAAGCCCTCCAGCTCCAAGGGCCGCTACATCAAGAAGACCGTCTTCTCGACCACGATGGGTCCGGGCGTCCAGGTGGACCCCAACATCACCCGCAACCTGCTCGAGGAGCCGGCCGAGGCCTGA
- a CDS encoding alpha-hydroxy acid oxidase, whose amino-acid sequence MRWIDSLEAAAAEKLPEPVHRYFRQGSAAGVSAAEATAAWAAYRFRPHVLTDVSTVELRTTVLGTPIDVPVMVAPTTLQRQADPDGEAAMAAGVAAANSVLGISSNAGTTFADIGAVGAPWWLQIYVVKNRDVTLRMLDKAVAAGARAVVLTADTPVVGRKEDEGPTVWDVIPEGHLLANLDEYSDEDLGKADDLTPDVIGWLAERTGLPVVVKGVLRGDDAKRCADAGAAGVIVSNHGGRQLDGSISTARALPEVAEALSGSSTELYVDGGIRRGEHVLAALSVGARAVFVGRPALWALTVGGSAGVTRLLGDLADELDHAMRLIGVPTLAGLSPDLLDL is encoded by the coding sequence ATGCGATGGATCGACTCCCTGGAAGCGGCTGCTGCCGAGAAGCTCCCCGAACCTGTGCACCGGTACTTCCGGCAAGGCTCGGCCGCCGGAGTCAGCGCCGCGGAGGCCACTGCGGCCTGGGCGGCGTACCGGTTCCGGCCACACGTGCTGACCGACGTGTCCACTGTCGAGCTGCGGACCACCGTGCTCGGCACGCCGATCGACGTACCGGTGATGGTTGCTCCGACCACGCTCCAGCGACAGGCCGACCCGGACGGCGAGGCGGCGATGGCAGCCGGAGTCGCCGCGGCCAACTCGGTCCTTGGCATTTCCAGCAACGCCGGTACGACGTTCGCCGACATCGGTGCTGTCGGCGCACCCTGGTGGCTGCAGATCTACGTGGTGAAGAACCGCGACGTGACGCTCCGGATGCTCGACAAGGCGGTGGCGGCGGGCGCGCGAGCCGTAGTACTGACTGCCGATACACCGGTCGTCGGGCGGAAGGAGGACGAGGGGCCGACCGTTTGGGACGTGATCCCGGAGGGGCACTTGCTGGCGAACCTGGACGAGTACTCCGACGAGGATCTCGGCAAGGCGGACGACCTCACGCCGGATGTCATCGGCTGGCTCGCCGAACGCACCGGACTCCCGGTGGTCGTCAAGGGCGTACTCCGCGGCGACGACGCCAAGCGCTGCGCCGACGCGGGCGCCGCCGGCGTGATCGTGTCGAACCACGGCGGCCGCCAACTCGACGGTTCGATCTCCACCGCACGCGCTCTGCCGGAGGTGGCCGAGGCACTCAGCGGTTCCAGCACCGAACTGTACGTCGACGGCGGCATCCGGCGAGGCGAACACGTCCTCGCGGCGCTGTCCGTCGGCGCCCGTGCCGTCTTCGTCGGCCGACCTGCGCTGTGGGCCCTCACGGTCGGGGGCTCCGCGGGAGTAACCCGCCTGCTCGGCGACCTCGCCGACGAACTCGACCACGCGATGCGCCTGATCGGCGTACCAACTCTCGCTGGTCTTTCACCTGACCTGCTTGATCTCTGA
- the srmL gene encoding PheS-related mystery ligase SrmL: MSVLTIEELHTALSLRDLADPAQGPHAIQLIVDSIRTALSQAWPYTEIWTRRDHPVVSLADNYDNLGYAADAVTREERYTRYASPGQVLRSHTSAMIPPALRELAGSEASDVLMVCAGICYRRDSVDWQHTGTPHQLDLWRLSRNVTLGEAELEDMIARLVETVLPGQTYRTVPAVHPYTIHGRQIDVLLDDQWIEIGECGVAAPAVLRRAGLDDRWTGLAMGPGLDRLLMLRKGIPDIRLLRATDPRVAGQMLDLTPYKPVSSMPPIRRDLSLVVGESADLSDEVLGDRVRQALGADAEAAESVEVLGETSYADLPEAARNRLRLRPGQRNVLLRLILRSLDRTLTDYEANVLRDKVYSALHEGPVLELIVS; encoded by the coding sequence ATGTCTGTCCTGACCATTGAAGAACTGCACACTGCTCTGTCTCTGCGCGACCTTGCCGACCCGGCCCAGGGCCCGCACGCGATCCAGTTGATCGTCGACTCGATCCGTACCGCGCTCAGCCAGGCCTGGCCGTACACCGAGATCTGGACCAGGCGGGACCATCCCGTGGTCTCGCTCGCCGACAACTACGACAATCTCGGGTACGCCGCCGACGCGGTGACTCGGGAGGAGCGCTACACCCGATACGCCTCGCCGGGTCAGGTACTGCGGAGCCACACGTCCGCCATGATCCCGCCGGCGCTACGCGAGCTGGCCGGCTCCGAAGCGTCCGACGTACTGATGGTCTGCGCGGGCATCTGCTATCGCCGCGACTCCGTCGACTGGCAGCACACCGGTACGCCGCATCAGCTCGACCTGTGGCGGCTCAGCCGCAACGTCACTCTTGGAGAGGCCGAGTTGGAGGACATGATCGCTCGCCTCGTCGAGACCGTGTTGCCGGGCCAGACGTATCGCACGGTTCCGGCCGTGCATCCGTACACGATTCACGGCCGGCAGATCGACGTACTGCTCGACGACCAGTGGATCGAGATCGGCGAATGCGGCGTCGCGGCACCCGCCGTACTGCGGCGCGCCGGGCTCGACGATCGCTGGACCGGCCTGGCGATGGGGCCTGGTCTGGACCGATTGCTCATGCTGCGCAAGGGCATCCCGGACATTCGGTTGCTTCGGGCAACAGATCCACGAGTCGCCGGGCAGATGCTCGACCTCACGCCGTACAAGCCGGTCTCGTCGATGCCACCGATCCGGCGAGACCTGTCGCTCGTGGTCGGTGAGTCGGCAGATCTGTCGGACGAGGTGCTGGGTGACCGCGTTCGGCAGGCTTTGGGTGCTGACGCGGAGGCCGCGGAATCCGTCGAGGTACTGGGCGAAACGTCGTACGCCGACCTGCCGGAGGCGGCGCGGAACCGGCTCCGGCTTCGCCCGGGTCAACGCAACGTGCTGCTCAGGCTCATCCTCAGATCCCTCGACCGGACCTTGACCGACTACGAGGCCAATGTCCTTCGCGACAAGGTGTACTCCGCCTTGCACGAAGGGCCGGTCCTGGAGTTGATCGTCAGCTGA
- a CDS encoding RNA polymerase sigma factor, translating into MTTPGEVESAVADAHRRGWGLVLAATARVTRDLDLAEECVQEAYAAALVGWPRDGVPRQPIAWLTTTAKRRAMDGVRRERVLRSKLPLLLEPDEVADDEPVGPVGPAGSVEEEAVDVVPDERLRLIFLCCHPALAEDAQLALTLRLVCGVSTSDIARMFLVSESTMAARMTRAKKKISTARIPYRVPAAAELPDRLRSVLAVIHLLFTTGHTAPSGDSLLRTDLVEQALRLARMLRELMPDEREVRGLLALLLVTDARRATRVDAAGRLLRLEEQDRSRWDRSAIAEAHELIVTGLRGGRPGRYILQAAIASLYAEAPAYDQTDWPQIVTLYDELLTVWPSPVVALNRVVAVSMVAGPAQALDELEELEKDGRLDRYQYLPAIKADLLERSGRRDEAATAYRRALELTGNEAERAFLTERLAQLGQE; encoded by the coding sequence ATGACGACTCCGGGCGAGGTCGAGTCAGCTGTCGCGGACGCCCATCGTCGCGGCTGGGGCCTGGTGCTGGCCGCGACCGCGCGGGTGACGCGGGATCTGGATCTCGCCGAGGAGTGCGTGCAGGAGGCCTATGCGGCGGCGTTGGTGGGATGGCCGCGCGACGGTGTCCCCAGGCAGCCGATCGCCTGGCTGACCACGACGGCCAAGCGCCGTGCGATGGACGGGGTACGGCGGGAGCGGGTGCTGCGCTCGAAGCTGCCGCTCCTGCTGGAGCCCGACGAGGTTGCCGACGACGAACCGGTCGGACCAGTCGGACCGGCCGGATCGGTCGAGGAGGAAGCCGTGGACGTCGTACCGGACGAGCGGCTCAGGCTGATCTTCCTGTGCTGCCACCCGGCCCTGGCCGAAGACGCGCAACTGGCGCTCACCCTGCGACTCGTGTGCGGAGTGTCCACCAGCGACATCGCCCGGATGTTCCTGGTCTCGGAGTCGACGATGGCCGCCCGGATGACGCGGGCGAAGAAGAAGATCTCGACCGCCCGGATCCCGTACCGCGTCCCGGCCGCCGCCGAGCTGCCGGATCGGCTGCGCAGCGTGCTCGCCGTGATCCACCTGCTGTTCACCACCGGGCACACTGCCCCATCAGGCGATTCGCTGCTGCGTACCGACCTGGTCGAGCAGGCGCTGCGCCTGGCGCGAATGCTGCGCGAGCTGATGCCCGACGAGCGGGAGGTGCGCGGTCTGCTCGCACTGCTGCTGGTCACCGACGCGCGCCGCGCCACGCGGGTCGATGCCGCGGGACGGTTGCTGCGACTGGAGGAACAGGATCGATCCCGGTGGGACCGTTCAGCAATCGCCGAAGCACACGAACTGATCGTCACCGGTCTTCGCGGCGGCCGACCGGGCCGCTACATCCTGCAGGCAGCGATCGCGTCCCTGTATGCCGAGGCGCCGGCCTACGACCAGACCGACTGGCCGCAGATCGTCACCCTCTACGACGAACTGCTGACGGTCTGGCCGTCACCGGTGGTCGCGTTGAACCGCGTCGTCGCAGTCTCGATGGTCGCCGGCCCGGCTCAGGCGCTGGACGAGCTCGAGGAACTGGAAAAGGACGGCCGGCTCGACCGGTACCAGTACTTGCCGGCCATCAAAGCGGACCTGCTCGAGCGTTCAGGTCGCCGCGACGAGGCCGCGACCGCCTACCGCCGAGCTCTCGAACTGACCGGCAACGAAGCCGAACGGGCCTTCCTGACCGAGCGCCTAGCCCAACTCGGTCAGGAGTAG
- a CDS encoding YciI family protein, with protein sequence MAQYAILIYANDSAHALDATAEDLKTHDTHADELTETGAMVAAFALTPREMATSIRGDVVTDGPFVEAKEVVAGFYVIEAPDLDAALEIARRNPATQQGGGVEVRPVHSGGVVAQPAEE encoded by the coding sequence ATGGCTCAGTACGCGATCTTGATCTACGCGAACGACTCCGCGCACGCTCTGGACGCCACCGCCGAAGACCTCAAGACCCATGACACGCACGCCGACGAGCTGACGGAGACCGGCGCCATGGTGGCCGCGTTCGCCCTGACGCCTCGGGAGATGGCGACGTCGATCCGGGGCGATGTCGTCACGGACGGACCGTTCGTGGAGGCCAAGGAGGTCGTGGCGGGCTTCTATGTGATCGAAGCCCCCGACCTGGACGCCGCCCTGGAGATCGCTCGCCGCAACCCTGCCACGCAGCAGGGCGGTGGGGTGGAGGTGCGTCCCGTCCACAGTGGCGGCGTGGTGGCCCAGCCGGCCGAGGAATGA
- a CDS encoding sensor histidine kinase, translating into MATSAVSPVPRAPWRLWRSPYLWLATVHLLGDAVVVLVVGLLVLVTLVVAVLALPLAYFGIRLTVSATRVVYHAGSWERSRARITRNQVIPPVFPPARSASAVQDCWIALTDRVLWRQFGYFVLLFGMACAGIPAIVLAWSVPPVLIALPFYYSGWAAERSQLGPFEIDSLTKAGVVGVLALLFLLFVSPLLIRGLSAVDGLLVRNLLGASATGALAKRVDQLVESRQQVVNSVEAERRRMERDLHDGAQQRLVSLAMTLGRARSRLGKSNPGVLELIEQAHAEAMQAITELRDLTRGLHPPVLTDRGLDAAISAVAARAPFPVRVDIRVPVRPSLTIESIVYFVVTESLTNIAKHAQAARAAIRIIRVGDRLRLVVTDDGRGGADPDRGTGLQGLIDRVSGVDGDFSVVSPIGGPTVVTVEVPCG; encoded by the coding sequence ATGGCGACCAGCGCCGTGAGTCCTGTTCCTCGCGCACCCTGGCGGCTCTGGCGTTCGCCGTACCTGTGGCTCGCCACTGTTCACCTGCTCGGCGACGCCGTCGTCGTCCTGGTCGTAGGTCTGCTGGTCCTGGTGACGCTGGTCGTGGCTGTGCTCGCACTGCCCCTGGCCTACTTCGGCATTCGGCTGACGGTCAGCGCGACCAGGGTCGTGTACCACGCCGGCAGCTGGGAACGCAGCCGGGCAAGGATCACCCGCAACCAGGTGATCCCTCCGGTGTTCCCACCGGCTCGTTCGGCATCGGCTGTTCAGGATTGCTGGATCGCTCTGACCGACCGTGTTTTGTGGCGGCAGTTCGGCTACTTCGTCCTCCTGTTCGGCATGGCGTGTGCCGGCATCCCGGCGATCGTGCTGGCCTGGTCCGTGCCGCCGGTGCTGATCGCGTTGCCGTTCTACTACTCGGGCTGGGCGGCTGAACGGTCGCAGCTCGGACCGTTCGAGATCGACAGCTTGACCAAGGCCGGCGTGGTCGGCGTGCTCGCGCTCCTCTTCCTGCTCTTCGTGTCACCACTGCTGATCCGCGGCCTGTCCGCGGTCGACGGCCTCCTGGTCCGCAACCTGCTCGGCGCCTCGGCCACCGGCGCACTGGCCAAGCGGGTCGATCAGCTGGTCGAGAGCCGGCAACAGGTGGTCAACTCGGTGGAGGCCGAGCGGCGCCGGATGGAACGCGATCTGCACGACGGCGCCCAGCAACGGCTGGTCTCGCTGGCGATGACGCTGGGCCGCGCCCGCAGTCGGCTGGGCAAGTCGAACCCCGGCGTGCTGGAGCTGATCGAACAAGCGCATGCCGAGGCGATGCAGGCGATCACCGAGCTGCGGGATCTCACCCGCGGACTGCATCCGCCGGTGCTGACCGACCGAGGGCTGGATGCGGCCATCTCCGCGGTGGCGGCTCGGGCGCCCTTCCCGGTCCGCGTCGACATCCGCGTCCCGGTCAGGCCGTCGCTGACGATCGAGTCGATCGTGTACTTCGTCGTCACCGAGTCGCTCACCAACATCGCCAAACATGCCCAGGCGGCTCGGGCCGCGATCCGGATCATCCGGGTGGGTGACCGCCTTCGGCTGGTGGTGACCGACGACGGCCGCGGTGGCGCCGATCCGGATCGGGGCACCGGCCTGCAAGGCCTGATCGATCGCGTTTCCGGCGTGGACGGGGATTTCTCGGTGGTCAGCCCGATCGGCGGGCCGACCGTGGTGACGGTGGAGGTGCCATGCGGGTAG
- a CDS encoding response regulator transcription factor has protein sequence MRVVIAEDSVLLREGIVRLLEEQECEVVAAVGDADQLLKAVDEYQPDVCVVDVRMPPSFTDEGLRAALVIRQQSPQIGVLVLSQYVEERYASELIGNNPGGVGYLLKDRVGDVDQFIEGLRRVAEGGAALDPEVISQLLVRSRRADPLAVLSPREQDVLRAMAEGRSNTGIAKELVVGEGAVEKHISNIFAKLGLAAADGEHRRVLAVLKFLES, from the coding sequence ATGCGGGTAGTGATCGCGGAGGACTCGGTGCTGCTGCGCGAGGGGATCGTCCGCCTGCTCGAGGAGCAGGAGTGCGAAGTGGTGGCCGCCGTCGGCGACGCCGACCAACTCCTCAAGGCCGTGGACGAGTACCAGCCCGACGTCTGCGTGGTCGACGTCCGGATGCCGCCGAGCTTCACCGACGAAGGGCTGCGCGCCGCGCTCGTGATCCGGCAGCAGTCGCCGCAGATCGGGGTGCTCGTGCTCTCGCAGTACGTTGAAGAGCGGTATGCGAGCGAGCTGATCGGCAACAACCCCGGTGGGGTGGGCTACCTGCTCAAGGACCGGGTCGGGGACGTCGACCAGTTCATCGAGGGCCTGCGCCGGGTCGCCGAGGGTGGGGCCGCGCTCGACCCGGAGGTGATCTCGCAACTGCTCGTCCGCTCCCGCAGAGCCGACCCGCTGGCGGTGCTCAGTCCACGCGAGCAGGACGTATTGCGGGCGATGGCCGAAGGGCGCTCCAACACGGGCATCGCGAAAGAGCTGGTGGTCGGCGAAGGGGCGGTCGAGAAGCACATCAGCAACATCTTCGCCAAGCTCGGCCTGGCTGCGGCCGACGGCGAACACCGCAGGGTCCTGGCCGTGCTCAAGTTCCTGGAGTCCTGA
- a CDS encoding DUF4097 family beta strand repeat-containing protein has translation MRKAQRRMLQLGLIPVLALVLGGAAVTVSTIRGKLDYNYATTYDQPLDAVTITANVVTAVAPSADGKVHIALSGTYTGAPPTIAVRKPEPGSHGLEISADCEGSGCRLALAVELPSATRLSVGASGTSVELRQLTGAVHVTVDDGSVNGTRLGSDSVSVSAQSGSVDLGFDRAPSNVEVTSSNGSIQVLLPRTATYAIDAAADYGSTELNVNNDLSSPNQLHLRSSNGSITVDSR, from the coding sequence ATGAGGAAGGCACAGCGGAGAATGCTGCAACTGGGCCTGATCCCGGTGCTCGCCCTGGTGCTCGGCGGTGCCGCGGTCACGGTCTCAACGATCCGCGGCAAGCTCGACTACAACTACGCCACAACCTACGACCAGCCGCTCGACGCGGTGACCATCACGGCGAACGTGGTGACCGCAGTCGCTCCCAGCGCCGACGGCAAGGTGCACATCGCGCTGAGCGGGACGTACACGGGCGCGCCACCGACGATCGCCGTACGGAAGCCGGAGCCGGGCTCGCACGGGTTGGAGATCAGCGCGGACTGCGAAGGCTCCGGTTGCCGCCTGGCCCTGGCCGTCGAGTTGCCGAGCGCCACCCGACTGTCCGTCGGCGCGTCAGGAACGTCGGTCGAGCTGCGTCAGCTGACGGGCGCCGTCCACGTCACTGTCGACGACGGGTCGGTGAACGGGACACGGCTGGGCAGCGACTCGGTCTCGGTCAGCGCGCAGAGCGGCTCAGTGGACCTCGGGTTCGACCGGGCGCCGAGCAACGTCGAGGTGACCAGCAGCAACGGTTCCATCCAGGTGCTACTGCCGCGGACAGCGACGTACGCGATCGACGCCGCCGCTGACTACGGCTCCACCGAGCTCAACGTGAACAACGACCTGAGTTCGCCCAACCAGCTTCACCTTCGCAGCAGCAACGGCAGCATCACCGTCGACTCCCGCTGA